One genomic window of Myxocyprinus asiaticus isolate MX2 ecotype Aquarium Trade chromosome 5, UBuf_Myxa_2, whole genome shotgun sequence includes the following:
- the LOC127440689 gene encoding uncharacterized protein LOC127440689 codes for MASEGRERGGKRCARASQKKRRQGKARKEKAREEKARQGKAKQEKRRQGKAREGKAREGKARECKAREENRRQGKARQEEKRREGKERQGKGREGKAREEKRRQGKRRQGKGREGKAREEKARRGKRREGKAREHKARECKARQEKRREGKAREEKARRGKRREEKERQGKAREENRRQGKRRQGKRREEKARQGKRREEKRRKGKAREENRRQGKRREEKARQGKRREGKGREGKARQGKRRQGEAREEKARRGKGREGKARQGKRRQGDAREEKAR; via the exons ATGGCATctgagggaagagagagaggggggaagaGATGTGCACGTGCAAGCCAGAAGAAgagaaggcaaggcaaggcaagaaAAGAGAAGGCAAGAGAAGAGAAGGCAAG gcaaggcaaggcaaagcAAGAGAAgagaaggcaaggcaaggcaagagaAGGCAAGGCAAGGGAAGGCAAGGCAAGAGAATGCAAGGCaagagaagagaacagaaggcaaggcaaggcacggcaagaggagaagagaagagaaggaaaGGAAAGGCAAGGCAAGGGAAGAGAAGGCAAggcaagagaagagaagagaaggcaAGGGAAGAGAAGGCAAGGCAAGGGAAGAGAAGGCAAGGCAAGGGAAGAGAAGGCGAGGCGAGGCAAGAGAAGAGAAGGCAAGGCAAGAGAACACAAGGCAAGAGAATGCAAGGCAAggcaagagaagagaagagaaggcaAGGCAAGAGAAGAGAAGGCAAGGCGAggcaagagaagagaagagaaggaaaggcaaggcaaggcaagagaagagaacagaaggCAAGGCAAGAGAAGGCAAggcaagagaagagaagagaaggcaaggcaaggcaagagaagagaagagaagagaaggaaaGGCAAGGCaagagaagagaacagaaggcaaggcaagagaagagaagagaaggcaaggcaaggcaagagaAGAGAAGGCAAGGGAAGAGAAGGCAAGGCGAGGCAAGGGAAGAGAAGGCAAGGCGAGGCAAGGGAAGAGAAGGCAAGGCGAGGCAAGGGAAGAGAAGGCAAGGCGAGGCAAGGGAAGAGAAGGCAAGGCGACGCAAGGGAAGAGAAGGCAAGGTGA